The Thiosulfativibrio zosterae genome has a window encoding:
- a CDS encoding sensor domain-containing diguanylate cyclase translates to MQNDLLRYKTLIENLNAAVLVEDENRTISLVNQTFCDLFHIPAPPEALMGMDCSESAEQSKSLFKDPEAFLAGVTKLLKDREPVFNEALEMLDGTMLERDYIPIFDDKIYLGHLWVYKDLTPHYKLEHQLTEARNALAALSLTDPLTQLGNRRYIDSTLEFQMALAQRLGRSLSFVMIDLDDFKQVNDTYGHQKGDAVLQAFTEFLSAHLRKTDFLGRLGGEEFVMILPDTSAMTTSELIDKLLIKLQNRTLADLKITFSAGITELPPNMPISSHASGINEIIHFADTAMYEAKSLGKNQWVVKTFQSIEH, encoded by the coding sequence ATGCAAAATGATCTTTTACGTTATAAAACGCTCATTGAAAACCTCAATGCCGCTGTTTTAGTTGAAGATGAAAATCGCACCATTTCTTTGGTTAATCAAACTTTCTGTGACCTTTTTCACATCCCTGCTCCGCCAGAAGCCCTGATGGGCATGGATTGTTCTGAATCTGCTGAGCAATCGAAAAGCCTTTTTAAAGACCCAGAAGCCTTTTTAGCGGGTGTGACCAAGTTGTTAAAAGATCGTGAACCCGTGTTTAACGAAGCCTTAGAAATGCTTGATGGCACCATGCTAGAGCGCGATTACATTCCGATTTTTGATGACAAAATCTATCTTGGACATCTTTGGGTTTACAAAGATTTAACCCCACATTACAAACTTGAACATCAACTCACCGAAGCACGCAATGCCTTGGCTGCCCTAAGTTTGACCGACCCCTTAACGCAATTAGGCAATCGACGCTATATTGATTCTACGCTGGAATTTCAAATGGCTTTGGCGCAACGACTGGGTCGTTCGTTGAGTTTTGTGATGATTGATTTAGATGATTTTAAACAGGTCAATGACACCTATGGTCATCAAAAAGGCGATGCGGTTCTGCAGGCGTTTACCGAGTTTTTAAGCGCGCACCTCAGAAAAACCGATTTTTTGGGTCGTTTAGGGGGTGAAGAGTTTGTGATGATTTTGCCAGATACCTCTGCGATGACCACCTCAGAGCTGATTGATAAACTGCTTATTAAATTACAAAACCGGACACTGGCCGACCTCAAAATTACTTTCAGTGCCGGCATTACCGAATTACCACCCAATATGCCCATCTCAAGCCACGCCAGCGGCATCAATGAAATCATTCATTTTGCCGATACCGCCATGTACGAAGCTAAATCCTTAGGCAAAAACCAATGGGTAGTGAAAACTTTCCAGTCGATTGAACATTAA
- the mnmE gene encoding tRNA uridine-5-carboxymethylaminomethyl(34) synthesis GTPase MnmE: MEFRNQDTIAAIATAPGRGGVGIVRVSGPKSLSIAEAMLRKTPRPRYAHYGNFYSASGEVLDQGIALYFPNPHSFTGEDVIEFQGHGGPIVLQWVLEATVKLGARLAKPGEFSQQAFLNDKLDLAQAEAIADLIDASSQQAAKSALKSLQGEFSAQVNDLVEQLIALRIYVEAAIDFPEEEIDFLSDGKVAGQLQHILEQLHRVFASAQQGVLLREGMSVVILGRPNAGKSSLLNALSGKESAIVTDIAGTTRDIVKEEIQIDGMPLHILDTAGLRDATDAVEQIGIARAWAAIENADRILVMVQADENIHPEDQAILDKMPAHIPVTLIHNKIDLIQKQPGLVKIDGKNGLQAELWMSAKHRLGLDLLKDHLKTEMGFAQTQEGVFMARKRHLEALEQALALVENGQQQLEVYAAGELLAEDLRQAQQALSEITGQFTSDDLLGRIFTSFCIGK; encoded by the coding sequence ATGGAATTTCGCAATCAAGACACCATTGCCGCCATAGCCACCGCGCCAGGTCGAGGCGGGGTTGGCATAGTACGCGTGTCTGGCCCTAAAAGTTTGAGCATTGCCGAAGCCATGTTGCGCAAAACGCCGCGCCCGCGTTATGCACACTATGGCAATTTTTACAGCGCCAGTGGCGAAGTGCTGGACCAAGGCATCGCCCTGTATTTTCCAAATCCGCATTCCTTTACCGGTGAAGATGTCATTGAGTTTCAAGGGCATGGTGGGCCGATAGTCTTGCAATGGGTTTTAGAAGCCACGGTAAAATTGGGCGCACGCCTAGCCAAGCCGGGAGAGTTTTCACAACAAGCCTTCTTAAATGACAAACTCGATTTGGCGCAAGCCGAAGCCATTGCTGATTTAATTGATGCATCTTCTCAGCAAGCCGCTAAGTCAGCTTTAAAATCCTTACAAGGTGAGTTTTCAGCACAGGTGAATGACTTGGTCGAGCAACTCATCGCCCTGCGTATTTATGTGGAAGCGGCGATTGATTTTCCAGAAGAAGAAATCGACTTTTTATCAGACGGCAAAGTGGCTGGACAGCTGCAACACATTTTGGAGCAATTACATCGCGTATTTGCCTCGGCACAACAAGGCGTGTTGTTACGAGAAGGGATGTCGGTGGTGATTTTGGGTCGACCCAATGCGGGCAAATCCAGTTTGCTCAATGCGTTGTCGGGCAAAGAATCCGCCATCGTCACCGACATAGCCGGCACGACGCGGGACATTGTCAAAGAAGAAATTCAAATTGATGGCATGCCCTTACATATTTTAGATACCGCAGGGCTACGCGATGCCACCGATGCGGTGGAACAAATTGGCATTGCCCGCGCCTGGGCCGCGATTGAAAATGCTGACCGTATTTTGGTGATGGTGCAGGCGGATGAAAATATCCACCCAGAAGACCAAGCCATTTTGGACAAAATGCCCGCACATATTCCGGTTACTTTGATCCACAACAAGATTGATTTGATTCAAAAACAACCAGGCCTGGTTAAAATTGACGGCAAAAATGGCTTGCAGGCTGAGTTGTGGATGTCGGCAAAACACCGTTTGGGATTGGATTTACTCAAAGACCATTTGAAAACCGAGATGGGCTTTGCGCAAACGCAAGAAGGCGTTTTTATGGCACGCAAGCGTCACCTTGAAGCCCTAGAACAAGCCTTAGCCTTAGTTGAGAATGGTCAGCAGCAGTTAGAGGTTTATGCTGCAGGCGAGTTGCTGGCTGAAGATTTACGCCAAGCGCAACAAGCCTTGTCGGAAATCACTGGGCAATTTACCTCAGATGATTTATTAGGTCGAATTTTCACTTCTTTCTGTATTGGAAAATAA